One genomic region from Nitrospinota bacterium encodes:
- a CDS encoding efflux RND transporter periplasmic adaptor subunit, producing the protein MKSLWMNTFFAAITGLSLAAPLAHGQAQPAPQKAPQPAQAPAPAPQPLILSTGVVASKASITLSSKISAQVVRISGDLGSPVKKGQVIMKLDDGELGANVALARGHLDSAKAAYENATLGFDRQKRLLSQGSTTQSAYDEANTAMQRAQAGVAVAEAELRKAQVYLAYTNIVSPINGVIESKSVEVGELTSPGQPVVKVADTKNLRFETSVKESDINLIGVGDKVEVTVDALPNKTISGTVAQIVPAGDRASHSFLVRIDLPLTEGLRAGMYGKARWR; encoded by the coding sequence ATGAAATCTTTGTGGATGAACACGTTCTTCGCGGCCATAACCGGCCTATCGCTAGCCGCGCCCCTAGCCCATGGTCAGGCGCAACCCGCACCTCAAAAAGCCCCTCAACCAGCGCAGGCTCCGGCGCCCGCTCCTCAGCCGTTGATCCTTTCCACAGGAGTGGTGGCCTCCAAAGCCTCCATAACCCTGTCGTCCAAGATTTCGGCCCAGGTTGTACGGATATCCGGCGATTTGGGCTCACCGGTTAAAAAGGGCCAGGTGATAATGAAACTGGACGATGGCGAACTGGGCGCCAATGTGGCGCTGGCCCGCGGGCATCTGGATTCGGCCAAGGCGGCCTACGAAAACGCCACCCTCGGCTTCGACCGCCAGAAAAGGCTTTTGAGCCAGGGTTCCACCACCCAGAGCGCATATGACGAGGCGAACACGGCCATGCAAAGGGCCCAAGCCGGTGTGGCCGTGGCCGAGGCGGAACTTCGCAAAGCCCAGGTTTATCTCGCTTATACCAATATCGTTTCCCCCATAAATGGAGTTATCGAAAGCAAATCGGTGGAAGTGGGTGAGCTTACCTCCCCCGGCCAGCCGGTGGTGAAAGTGGCGGACACGAAGAACCTGCGGTTCGAGACCAGCGTGAAAGAGTCGGACATCAACCTGATAGGTGTGGGCGACAAGGTGGAGGTTACGGTGGACGCTCTGCCAAATAAAACCATCAGCGGCACGGTGGCGCAGATTGTGCCCGCCGGAGACAGGGCCAGCCACAGTTTCCTTGTGAGGATAGACCTGCCTCTCACCGAGGGATTGCGCGCCGGCATGTACGGCAAAGCCCGGTGGCGGTAA
- a CDS encoding TolC family protein, with product MMWFWGLLFSFSATLSPLSAGAITLSEALAIAMENNLEVRVAAAQKTAADESLSMARAGFMPTVEVSETYSKTNNPMYAFGARLNQERIAQQDFEPSALNNPEAMANWKTAVSLRQPLFAGGQIHNEYRKAESAARIAELDLGQTRREVAFRVVEGWLNLSLLNKSLETLEHSKSLALESLKVARNRVDAGMALNSDLLDMQINYERVRKEINATLANIQLAKSALKTLLGAGELSPQFGEYTFEPGVVDVDESLKVAYENRADLQKTSAGVAMAGYDVKSAAGGFLPSVGLAADYEWNQEDLAKTGGESYMVAVEARWNLFSGGRDAARYKAARAVEEAHKFHERLLKDSIRTEVERDISGLKTAVENSVIALRQVSLAEESHRIISQQFIEGLKSSADLLASETQLERARLNKIASDHEMLLSRAKLDLTLGLDSGSIKEKR from the coding sequence ATGATGTGGTTCTGGGGACTTCTATTTTCTTTTTCCGCTACGCTATCCCCACTTTCCGCCGGGGCCATTACCCTGTCGGAAGCTTTGGCCATAGCCATGGAAAACAACCTGGAGGTAAGGGTCGCCGCCGCCCAAAAAACCGCCGCGGACGAATCGTTATCCATGGCCAGGGCTGGGTTTATGCCCACGGTGGAAGTCAGCGAAACGTACAGCAAGACCAACAACCCCATGTATGCTTTCGGCGCCAGGTTGAATCAGGAGCGTATCGCCCAACAGGATTTTGAGCCTTCGGCGCTTAACAATCCCGAGGCGATGGCCAACTGGAAGACGGCGGTTTCGCTACGTCAGCCCCTTTTCGCGGGGGGCCAGATACACAACGAATACCGCAAGGCCGAAAGCGCCGCCCGCATTGCGGAGCTGGATTTGGGACAAACCCGCCGTGAGGTGGCGTTCAGGGTGGTTGAAGGTTGGCTGAACCTGAGTCTTCTAAATAAGAGCCTCGAAACGCTGGAACATTCAAAATCGCTGGCTCTTGAAAGTTTGAAAGTGGCCCGGAACCGGGTTGACGCGGGAATGGCGCTGAATTCCGACCTGCTGGACATGCAGATAAATTACGAGCGGGTCCGCAAAGAGATAAACGCCACCCTCGCCAATATCCAGCTGGCCAAATCCGCGTTGAAAACGTTGTTGGGCGCCGGTGAGCTATCGCCCCAATTCGGTGAATACACCTTTGAGCCGGGTGTGGTGGATGTGGATGAATCGCTGAAGGTCGCCTATGAAAACCGGGCGGACTTGCAAAAAACCTCCGCCGGGGTAGCCATGGCCGGTTACGACGTTAAATCGGCGGCGGGCGGTTTTTTACCCTCGGTGGGGCTGGCCGCTGATTATGAATGGAATCAGGAAGACCTGGCCAAAACCGGCGGCGAATCGTACATGGTGGCGGTGGAAGCCAGATGGAACCTTTTTTCCGGCGGGCGTGACGCGGCCAGGTATAAAGCCGCCCGCGCCGTGGAAGAGGCCCATAAATTCCATGAACGCCTGTTGAAAGATTCGATCAGGACCGAAGTTGAGCGGGACATCAGCGGGTTGAAGACCGCCGTTGAGAATAGCGTGATAGCCCTTCGCCAGGTGTCGCTGGCCGAGGAGAGCCACAGGATAATCAGTCAGCAATTCATCGAAGGGCTGAAATCTTCCGCAGACCTGCTGGCTTCCGAAACCCAGTTGGAAAGGGCAAGGTTAAACAAAATAGCGTCCGATCACGAGATGCTGTTGTCCCGCGCCAAGCTGGATCTAACCCTTGGGCTGGATAGCGGTTCAATAAAGGAGAAGCGGTAA
- the rplT gene encoding 50S ribosomal protein L20 translates to MPRATNNPASRARRKKVLKMAKGYFGSRGSQFQKAKETVTRALKYAYRDRRARKRDFRGLWIVRINAAVRMEGLNYSTFIAGLTKAGVSVDRKIMADLAVREPEAFKKLVTLAKESLAATAA, encoded by the coding sequence ATGCCTAGAGCGACTAATAATCCGGCTTCCAGGGCCCGGCGGAAAAAAGTGCTGAAAATGGCCAAGGGCTATTTCGGCTCCCGGGGAAGCCAGTTTCAGAAAGCAAAGGAAACCGTAACCCGCGCCCTTAAATACGCCTATCGCGACAGGCGCGCCAGGAAGCGGGATTTCCGCGGCCTTTGGATAGTGCGTATCAACGCGGCGGTAAGGATGGAGGGGTTGAACTACTCCACATTCATCGCGGGTCTCACCAAGGCCGGTGTATCGGTGGATCGCAAGATCATGGCCGACCTGGCTGTTAGAGAGCCGGAGGCTTTCAAGAAGCTTGTTACCTTGGCCAAGGAGAGCCTGGCGGCCACCGCCGCCTGA
- the infC gene encoding translation initiation factor IF-3, whose translation MSKSLRVNSQIRSYQVMVVGADGAQLGVMSVEEALGHAADAEMDLVEVSPNATPPVCKIMDFGKFKYRQNKKSHDAKKKQKIIKLKEVKITPGTEEHDYQFKLSHARRFLGEGDKVKVAVFFRGREITHAELGLRILQRFEADLTEIAVVEQEAKQEGRNMLMIFAPKAGGESAARKAKPKTDDDDQMENSGDAGETE comes from the coding sequence ATTAGCAAGTCTTTAAGGGTTAACAGCCAGATCAGGTCGTACCAGGTGATGGTAGTGGGCGCCGATGGGGCCCAGCTTGGCGTTATGTCGGTGGAAGAAGCGTTAGGCCATGCGGCGGACGCGGAGATGGATCTTGTGGAGGTTTCTCCGAACGCCACACCGCCGGTATGCAAGATAATGGATTTCGGCAAATTCAAATACCGGCAGAACAAGAAATCCCACGACGCTAAGAAAAAGCAGAAAATAATAAAGCTTAAGGAAGTTAAAATAACGCCCGGCACCGAGGAGCACGATTACCAGTTCAAACTTAGCCACGCCAGAAGGTTTCTGGGCGAAGGCGACAAGGTGAAAGTGGCTGTGTTCTTCCGTGGCAGGGAGATAACCCATGCGGAACTGGGCCTCCGGATCCTGCAGAGGTTCGAGGCGGACCTTACGGAAATCGCCGTGGTGGAGCAGGAGGCCAAGCAAGAGGGCAGGAACATGTTAATGATCTTCGCCCCTAAAGCAGGCGGTGAAAGCGCGGCCAGGAAAGCCAAGCCCAAAACCGATGACGATGACCAGATGGAAAACTCCGGTGATGCCGGGGAAACAGAGTGA
- the trxA gene encoding thioredoxin, with the protein MSKVVHVNDDNFQTEVLNSDIPVLVDFWAAWCGPCRMIAPIIEELAGEYAGKVKIAKCDTEAAYQIPARYGIRGIPTLILFKNGKVANQIVGAVPKPALVDFIDSAAAVG; encoded by the coding sequence ATGTCTAAAGTGGTGCATGTGAACGACGACAATTTCCAGACGGAAGTGTTGAACAGCGATATTCCGGTGTTGGTGGATTTCTGGGCGGCCTGGTGCGGCCCCTGCCGGATGATCGCCCCCATTATCGAAGAGCTGGCCGGTGAATACGCGGGCAAGGTGAAAATAGCCAAATGCGACACCGAGGCGGCCTACCAGATACCGGCCCGGTACGGCATCCGGGGCATCCCCACGCTCATCCTGTTCAAGAACGGCAAAGTGGCCAACCAGATTGTGGGCGCCGTGCCAAAACCGGCGCTGGTGGATTTTATAGACAGCGCCGCGGCCGTAGGCTGA
- the metF gene encoding methylenetetrahydrofolate reductase [NAD(P)H], protein MRIAELLHEKKGQFLSLEFFPPKEREAWGDFFKVVEKLKSTNPLFVSVTYGAGGGTQSNTLDIVDKIKNQYGMEPMAHLTCVGASDAFLADFLNKLSAARIDNVLALRGDPPRGDGAFKPTNQSFTHADDLVRFIRNGFTRFGVGVAAYPETHPEAVSAEDDLHQLKNKLDCGGDFAVTQLFFDNDLYWKFVERARSAGITKPIIPGVLPIINLGTIKKIASLCGATLPPSLLAELEKAGENEGQDAVAEIGTAHAISQAKELLKQGAPGVHLYTLNRAETCLKIAKECF, encoded by the coding sequence TTGCGAATAGCCGAACTTTTACACGAAAAAAAAGGCCAGTTCCTGTCTCTGGAGTTCTTCCCGCCCAAGGAAAGGGAAGCATGGGGAGACTTTTTCAAGGTTGTGGAGAAGCTAAAATCCACGAATCCTCTATTCGTTTCTGTTACTTATGGCGCTGGCGGCGGCACCCAGTCCAACACGCTGGACATAGTGGACAAAATAAAGAACCAGTACGGCATGGAGCCCATGGCCCATCTTACCTGCGTGGGCGCGTCCGACGCGTTCCTGGCCGATTTCCTGAACAAACTCTCCGCCGCGCGGATAGACAACGTTCTGGCCTTAAGGGGAGACCCTCCAAGGGGCGATGGCGCGTTCAAACCCACGAACCAGAGCTTCACCCATGCCGACGACCTGGTGCGTTTCATCCGGAACGGCTTCACCCGGTTCGGTGTTGGGGTTGCCGCATACCCGGAAACCCATCCCGAAGCCGTGTCGGCGGAAGATGACCTGCATCAGCTTAAGAACAAGCTGGATTGCGGGGGGGATTTTGCCGTCACCCAGCTGTTTTTCGATAACGATCTGTACTGGAAGTTCGTGGAACGGGCCCGAAGCGCCGGTATAACCAAACCGATCATCCCCGGCGTTCTGCCCATCATCAATCTGGGAACTATAAAAAAGATAGCCTCCCTGTGCGGCGCCACCCTGCCCCCCTCGTTACTGGCGGAGTTGGAGAAAGCCGGAGAAAATGAAGGCCAGGACGCCGTGGCGGAAATAGGCACAGCCCACGCAATCTCCCAGGCCAAAGAGCTTCTAAAGCAAGGCGCTCCGGGGGTGCATTTATACACCCTTAACCGGGCGGAAACCTGCCTTAAAATAGCCAAGGAATGTTTTTAA
- a CDS encoding sigma 54-interacting transcriptional regulator produces MDETKRIEACLALKDNLEAVFNSVHDGIIVLDSHMKVININEAALGFFGVSKQEALGKSCFCDEMLVDIKDILQETVREKKPIKNYSFKFIDHTGDERTVIMSTAILRDSAGEEGGVMLIIHDISEIRKLQTRLESHPSYFKLIGRNRKMQEVYTLIDKVAKAEAPVLIEGESGVGKGLVAEAIHKKSGRRDEPFIKVNCAALSETLLESELFGHVKGAFTGAYRDRIGRFELAHGGTIFLDEIGEIPPSTQVKLLTVLQDKLIERVGDTQQRNVDVRIISATNQNLKELVEKKLFREDLYYRLKVVRLNLPSLRERIDDLTLLADHFIEKQRNETGKPIKGISREAMKAMARYRWPGNIRELENAIAQAFVLCEGGLIEPEDLPEEILRTTAYPGKPPATPLTDLPGDEPARIKEALEITAGQKSKAAKMLGINRTTLWRKIKTLNIH; encoded by the coding sequence ATGGATGAAACCAAACGCATCGAAGCCTGTCTGGCGCTCAAGGACAACCTGGAGGCGGTTTTCAACTCCGTCCACGACGGCATAATCGTGCTGGACAGCCATATGAAGGTGATAAACATCAACGAGGCGGCGCTGGGGTTTTTCGGCGTGTCCAAGCAGGAGGCGCTGGGCAAATCCTGTTTCTGCGACGAGATGCTGGTGGACATCAAGGACATCCTCCAGGAAACCGTGAGAGAGAAGAAACCTATAAAGAACTATTCCTTCAAGTTCATAGACCACACCGGCGACGAACGCACCGTAATCATGTCCACCGCCATCCTGCGAGACTCCGCGGGGGAAGAAGGCGGCGTGATGCTCATCATCCATGACATTTCCGAGATAAGAAAACTGCAGACAAGGCTGGAATCCCACCCTTCCTATTTCAAGCTCATCGGCCGCAACCGCAAGATGCAGGAGGTTTACACCCTTATAGATAAAGTGGCCAAGGCCGAAGCGCCGGTTTTGATAGAAGGCGAATCCGGCGTGGGCAAAGGGTTAGTCGCCGAGGCCATCCATAAAAAATCGGGCCGGCGGGATGAGCCGTTCATCAAGGTGAACTGCGCGGCGCTGTCTGAAACGTTGCTGGAGTCGGAACTGTTCGGCCATGTGAAAGGCGCTTTCACCGGAGCGTATCGCGACCGCATCGGCCGGTTCGAGCTGGCCCACGGCGGAACCATATTTCTGGACGAAATCGGGGAAATCCCACCCTCCACCCAGGTAAAACTGCTCACCGTGCTTCAAGACAAGCTCATAGAAAGAGTGGGCGACACCCAGCAACGCAACGTGGACGTGCGGATAATATCCGCCACCAACCAAAACCTGAAAGAACTTGTGGAGAAAAAGCTGTTCCGGGAAGACCTGTATTACAGGCTTAAAGTGGTGCGCTTAAACCTGCCATCGTTAAGGGAACGGATAGACGATTTAACCCTGCTGGCGGACCACTTTATCGAAAAACAGAGAAACGAAACCGGCAAACCCATAAAAGGGATCTCCCGGGAGGCCATGAAAGCCATGGCCCGGTACCGCTGGCCGGGGAACATAAGGGAGCTGGAAAACGCCATCGCCCAGGCTTTCGTCCTTTGCGAAGGGGGCCTTATAGAGCCGGAAGACCTGCCGGAAGAGATTTTGCGGACCACCGCCTACCCCGGTAAACCACCGGCAACGCCATTAACCGACCTGCCTGGGGATGAACCCGCCCGCATAAAAGAGGCGCTGGAAATCACCGCCGGTCAAAAATCCAAGGCCGCTAAAATGCTCGGCATAAACCGCACCACCCTCTGGCGGAAGATAAAAACCCTTAACATCCATTAG
- the rpmI gene encoding 50S ribosomal protein L35 → MLKTNKGAAKRLRVTGSGKVKHKKAFLRHILTNKTAKNKRQLRSAGLLDKADVKEAKRLLPYSF, encoded by the coding sequence GTGCTGAAAACTAACAAAGGCGCCGCCAAACGGTTGCGGGTGACCGGATCTGGCAAAGTAAAACATAAAAAAGCGTTCTTGCGCCACATACTCACCAACAAAACGGCGAAAAACAAACGCCAGTTGAGGAGCGCCGGCTTGCTGGACAAGGCGGACGTGAAAGAGGCCAAGCGCCTGTTGCCGTACTCTTTTTAA
- a CDS encoding efflux RND transporter permease subunit codes for MEEKNDSMNFAGRLARYFINSQLTILLMVFVTFFGLLALVITPREENPQITVPAANVFVQYPGASAKEVEEHISKPMEALIWELPGVEYVYSVSMDSLSIVSVRFYVGEHKENSLVRLYDKIMSNLDRKPEMASQPIVKPVDVDDVPLVAVTLSSKTENDGELRKTAEDVLDYLRRIPGTANPNIIGGRKRQVNVVFDPEKVSQYNLNAQQIAAAISISNSNLPVGDFPKDDILQFVETGDFLRTAEDVGNVVVANYGGSLVLLKDIAQVEDGFEDTNAKTRIGFGPAAKEQDKSERSAVTVAIAKKRGLNAVVIADKIIDRVEELKKSGVIPQGVEAHITRNDGEKANHAVNELVFHLVISILVVVALLYFALGWRESMIVAIAIPLTLFVTLGVGMVYGQTINRITLFALILSLGLLVDDAIVVVENIYRHYKMGAQDRMKSAIEAVNEIGSPTVLATLTVIVAFIPMAFVTGMMGPYMAPIPFNVPVAMLVSLAVAFIVTPWASYRLIKVHDDHSAQPLAGQKLYKKYREIMLPLLTDYRKRMKFLTIVLVAFFVAIAMPMVQLVKFRMLPKANKNTFLVTIDMPNGTVHEKSDELARAVGAYLAKVPEVTDYETFVGVGSVIDFNGLLRGSSFRNQEHFADIRVNLSDKADRPRSSEEIVLAIRPRLHEMGKPFNANIKVLEDPPGPPVRSTLVAEIYGPDYDKARELATDVKNAFAGTSEVTDIDDTVKEKTHKYYLKVDKEKATYLGVSTEDIVRELRVGVNGAVVSTLHVTDAKTPVGIFMRYPEGSRSSPDDLDKMYIKSPQGVIAPLSELVSIIPGEIERPLYHKNLEPVVYVFGEMGDRGSVYAVLDMIIHFWKNPLPEGYTIVWDGEWKLTWDVMRDLGMAMVVAVVLIYLILVGRFRSFMIPLVIMGSIPLAMIGIMPGFALVGVYLSATSMIGIIALSGIVVRNSIVLLEFILDKKNEGATVEDAIIEAGAIRFRPIALTAAAAILGSAVIAADPVWSGLSWALIFGMTASTALTLIVIPVLFFMVDGKNWGRKDV; via the coding sequence ATGGAAGAAAAGAATGACTCAATGAATTTCGCCGGGCGGCTGGCGCGATATTTTATAAATTCCCAGCTAACCATCCTGCTGATGGTTTTTGTGACTTTTTTCGGCCTGCTGGCCCTTGTGATAACCCCCCGCGAGGAAAATCCGCAAATCACGGTTCCGGCGGCCAACGTGTTCGTCCAGTATCCCGGCGCTTCGGCCAAAGAGGTGGAGGAGCATATCTCCAAACCCATGGAGGCGCTCATCTGGGAACTGCCGGGGGTGGAGTATGTTTACAGCGTCTCTATGGACTCGCTATCCATAGTCTCCGTCCGGTTCTACGTGGGCGAGCACAAGGAAAACTCGCTGGTGAGGCTGTACGACAAGATAATGAGCAACCTGGACCGCAAGCCGGAAATGGCCAGCCAGCCCATAGTAAAACCTGTGGACGTGGACGACGTGCCGCTGGTGGCCGTTACCCTCTCTTCGAAAACTGAAAATGACGGCGAGCTACGCAAAACCGCCGAAGATGTGCTGGACTATCTGCGGCGCATCCCCGGCACGGCCAACCCAAACATTATCGGCGGCAGGAAACGGCAGGTGAACGTGGTGTTCGACCCGGAGAAGGTGAGCCAGTACAACCTGAACGCCCAGCAGATAGCCGCCGCTATCAGCATCAGCAACTCCAACTTGCCCGTTGGCGATTTCCCGAAAGACGACATACTCCAGTTCGTGGAGACCGGAGATTTCCTCCGGACGGCGGAGGATGTGGGCAATGTGGTGGTGGCAAATTATGGCGGTAGCCTGGTGTTGCTGAAAGACATCGCCCAGGTGGAAGATGGTTTCGAGGACACCAACGCCAAAACCCGTATCGGTTTCGGCCCCGCCGCAAAAGAGCAGGACAAATCCGAACGCTCCGCCGTAACCGTGGCCATCGCCAAAAAGCGGGGCCTCAACGCGGTGGTGATAGCCGACAAGATAATTGACCGCGTGGAGGAGTTGAAAAAATCGGGTGTGATACCCCAGGGTGTGGAGGCCCACATCACCCGGAACGATGGCGAGAAGGCCAACCACGCCGTGAACGAACTGGTTTTCCACCTGGTTATATCCATACTGGTGGTGGTGGCCCTGCTCTACTTCGCCCTGGGCTGGCGCGAGTCCATGATAGTGGCCATCGCCATACCCCTCACCCTTTTTGTAACCCTCGGCGTGGGGATGGTTTACGGCCAAACCATAAACCGCATCACCCTGTTCGCGTTAATCCTTTCGCTGGGCCTGCTGGTGGACGACGCAATTGTGGTGGTGGAAAACATCTACCGCCACTACAAGATGGGCGCGCAGGACAGGATGAAATCCGCCATAGAAGCTGTTAACGAAATAGGCTCCCCCACGGTGCTGGCCACGTTGACGGTCATCGTGGCGTTCATCCCCATGGCGTTCGTCACGGGCATGATGGGCCCTTACATGGCGCCCATACCGTTCAACGTGCCGGTGGCCATGCTGGTGTCGCTGGCGGTGGCGTTCATCGTTACCCCGTGGGCGAGTTACAGGCTTATAAAGGTGCATGACGACCATTCAGCGCAACCTCTGGCCGGGCAGAAGCTTTATAAAAAGTACCGGGAGATAATGCTCCCCCTGCTCACCGATTACCGTAAACGGATGAAGTTTTTAACTATCGTACTGGTGGCGTTCTTCGTGGCCATAGCGATGCCCATGGTTCAGCTTGTTAAGTTCCGCATGTTGCCCAAGGCCAACAAGAACACATTCCTTGTAACCATAGACATGCCCAACGGCACTGTCCACGAAAAGAGCGACGAGCTAGCCCGGGCCGTGGGGGCGTATCTTGCAAAAGTCCCGGAAGTGACGGATTACGAAACCTTCGTGGGCGTGGGTTCCGTAATTGATTTCAACGGCCTCCTGCGCGGAAGCTCATTCCGCAACCAGGAGCATTTCGCCGACATCCGCGTGAACCTCTCGGACAAGGCGGACAGGCCCCGCTCGTCGGAAGAAATAGTTCTGGCCATCCGGCCCAGGCTTCACGAGATGGGCAAACCGTTCAACGCCAACATCAAGGTTTTGGAAGACCCGCCCGGCCCGCCGGTGCGCTCCACCCTGGTGGCGGAAATATACGGCCCGGATTACGACAAGGCCCGCGAGCTGGCGACGGACGTTAAAAACGCTTTCGCCGGAACCAGCGAGGTTACGGACATAGACGACACCGTTAAGGAGAAAACTCACAAGTATTACTTGAAGGTGGATAAGGAAAAAGCCACATATCTCGGCGTATCCACCGAAGACATCGTGCGTGAGCTTCGCGTGGGCGTTAATGGCGCGGTGGTTAGCACCCTGCACGTGACCGACGCGAAAACCCCGGTGGGCATTTTCATGCGCTACCCGGAAGGCTCCCGCTCCAGCCCGGACGACTTGGACAAGATGTATATCAAGAGCCCGCAGGGGGTTATCGCGCCCCTGTCGGAGCTGGTGTCCATCATTCCCGGCGAGATAGAGCGGCCGCTGTATCACAAGAACCTGGAGCCGGTAGTGTATGTGTTCGGCGAGATGGGCGACAGGGGCTCGGTTTACGCCGTGCTGGACATGATCATCCATTTCTGGAAAAACCCGTTACCCGAAGGCTACACCATAGTGTGGGACGGCGAATGGAAACTCACCTGGGACGTCATGCGCGACCTGGGCATGGCCATGGTGGTGGCGGTGGTGCTGATATACCTCATCCTCGTTGGGCGGTTCAGGTCGTTCATGATACCGCTGGTGATCATGGGTTCCATCCCGCTGGCCATGATAGGCATCATGCCCGGCTTCGCGCTTGTGGGGGTTTACCTTTCGGCCACCTCGATGATAGGCATCATCGCCCTTTCGGGAATAGTTGTGCGAAACTCCATAGTGCTTCTGGAATTCATACTGGACAAGAAGAACGAAGGCGCCACAGTGGAGGATGCCATTATAGAGGCTGGAGCCATAAGGTTCCGCCCCATAGCCCTCACCGCCGCGGCGGCCATATTGGGCTCCGCGGTGATAGCCGCGGACCCGGTGTGGAGCGGTTTGAGCTGGGCGCTTATATTCGGCATGACGGCATCCACGGCCCTCACGCTTATCGTGATACCGGTACTGTTCTTCATGGTGGATGGCAAGAACTGGGGCCGCAAAGACGTATAG
- a CDS encoding DUF2892 domain-containing protein: MYAEQMIHVIAGTFILVSLTLSQIYSPYWLFLTAFVGLNLFQHGFTRWCLMESILVKAGVKSHVRSKDL, encoded by the coding sequence ATGTACGCTGAACAGATGATCCATGTTATTGCGGGAACTTTTATATTGGTTTCGCTGACCCTTTCCCAGATATACAGCCCCTACTGGCTGTTCCTCACGGCCTTCGTCGGGCTGAATCTTTTCCAGCATGGCTTTACCCGGTGGTGCCTGATGGAGTCTATTTTGGTCAAAGCCGGTGTTAAATCCCATGTCCGTTCGAAGGATCTATAA
- a CDS encoding SGNH/GDSL hydrolase family protein, whose product MKKLVFRLALLALSVAVAGVFLIVLEAGARFFFPEINFQGTSKTLIRNQREEKIFGNIPDSEGVSFGAVAHIDGLGMRKTAFSPITGADGSYLVIGDSVTFGVGVEDERTFVAILQKKLPGVRLLNSAVIGSGPVQYKQAAEQYLGSTPGIKKVVLFFCINDVADMDNGLKGNQPDDKGNTVKRITHPLMQALQANSKLFLLLKNVAFDRSRQYTLFNSGLYGETNPSFIAAMKTLKEIAGMAKTANVEFIVTLLPSEYQLRENTPELLKARKLVAGYLSQENIKFIDPHDYFLNAGGSSKDYFLYADDCHLSEKGHQVMADFLGGQLVN is encoded by the coding sequence GTGAAGAAGCTTGTTTTCAGGCTGGCGCTACTGGCGTTGTCCGTGGCCGTGGCTGGCGTTTTTCTTATTGTTCTTGAGGCTGGCGCCAGATTCTTTTTCCCGGAGATAAATTTCCAGGGCACATCCAAAACGCTTATCCGGAACCAGAGGGAAGAAAAAATCTTCGGCAACATTCCCGATTCCGAGGGGGTCTCTTTCGGCGCTGTGGCCCATATAGACGGCCTTGGCATGAGGAAAACCGCCTTCTCCCCCATAACCGGCGCCGATGGATCCTATCTTGTGATTGGCGATTCTGTAACCTTCGGCGTTGGCGTGGAGGATGAGCGCACTTTTGTTGCCATACTGCAAAAGAAGCTTCCCGGCGTAAGGTTGTTAAATTCCGCAGTTATAGGCTCTGGCCCTGTACAGTACAAACAAGCGGCGGAGCAATATCTTGGCTCTACGCCAGGAATAAAAAAGGTGGTTCTCTTCTTCTGCATAAACGACGTGGCCGATATGGATAACGGGCTAAAGGGAAACCAGCCGGATGATAAGGGTAACACCGTAAAGCGTATCACCCATCCGCTGATGCAGGCGTTGCAGGCCAATTCAAAACTGTTTCTTTTGCTAAAGAACGTGGCGTTCGACCGGAGCAGGCAATACACACTTTTCAACTCCGGTTTGTATGGCGAAACTAACCCATCCTTCATCGCCGCCATGAAAACGTTGAAAGAGATAGCCGGTATGGCCAAAACCGCGAATGTGGAATTTATCGTAACCCTTCTGCCAAGCGAATATCAGCTTAGGGAGAATACGCCAGAGTTATTGAAGGCTCGAAAGCTTGTGGCCGGTTATCTGTCACAGGAGAACATAAAGTTTATAGACCCCCATGACTATTTTTTAAACGCAGGAGGATCTTCGAAAGATTATTTCCTGTACGCCGACGATTGCCATTTATCTGAAAAAGGGCATCAGGTGATGGCTGATTTTTTGGGGGGACAACTGGTAAACTAA
- a CDS encoding cell division protein ZapA, translating into MSDNRTVRIKIHGREYTIKSAQDPQVTKEYAEYIDRKMREISHKSGSFDTNTVTVLTLLQITHELFSMRKNVDRQGLDYNERMAKIIEKLDKMTGKGGVQTTLVD; encoded by the coding sequence TTGAGTGACAACCGAACCGTCCGGATAAAGATCCATGGCCGGGAATACACCATAAAGTCGGCGCAAGACCCGCAGGTCACCAAGGAATACGCCGAGTATATAGACAGGAAGATGCGGGAAATATCGCACAAGAGCGGCTCTTTCGACACCAACACCGTTACGGTGCTAACCCTGCTCCAGATAACCCACGAGCTTTTTTCCATGCGGAAAAACGTGGACCGGCAAGGGCTGGATTACAACGAGCGAATGGCGAAGATTATAGAGAAGCTGGACAAGATGACCGGCAAGGGCGGCGTGCAGACAACGCTGGTGGATTAG